CATTTTCAGATTCTTTATAAGCGCCTTTTACGATTCTTAACCGGTAATTTTTATATTTTGTAATCATATCTTTCGCATTATAAAAATAAGCCTGAATAACCGTTCCAATATTATCATAGTCTTTGGAAAGTTCATCTATTAAATCAAATGATGACTGAAGATGCCCATGATCTTCCATATCAAAATTGATGAATACATTATATTTGTACGCGTTTTCAACAATTTCCGATAGATTTTCAAGGCAGAAACTATAATCAATATCCTGGCCCAGTTGAGTAGGCTTTAAGGAAATATGGGCATCCAATTGATGCTCATAAATAGCTTCAATAACGGCAAGAATCTTGGTTTTCGCCTGCAAGGCTTCTTCCTTTTCAAATACAAACTCACCAAGGTTATCGATTGTTGCAGAAATTCCGTTTGCATTCAATTCTTTAACACTCTTCACCATTTCTTCAATATTCGTTCCTGCTACGACAGACTGGGCACCAAGTTTAAGCCCCCATCGTTTTGCACCGCTATTAAGCATCTTATTTTGAGAAAGCATAATAAAAAAATCTTTTGTTATTGTCAAAGTAGTGACCTCCATCATTTTGAACTGGACTTTTTACCAATTTAATTATATTTAGCGTTAATCCCAGAATTTCACTTAATAAAATCCACTTCTATTTTTCTTATAAGCAAACCATTCACAAAAGTGAGAGGCGTTTAGAAAAATATTTTTCAAACCGGTTGCTAACATCCTTTATAAAAGGCAGCATAAAAGCTGCCTTATTTCTTAAATTGTTTCACTAATCGTTTTTGCCTGCATGTGTAAAATAAGATAGTCAGGGCCCCCTGCCTTGGAATCTGTTCCTGACATGTTAAAACCGCCAAATGGCTGGTAGCCAACAATCGCTCCTGTGCAGCCACGGTTAAAATAAAGATTTCCTACATGAAATTCTTCTTTTGCCCGTTTAATATGATCAGGATTATTTGAGAGCAACGCTCCAGTTAGCCCATAATCCGTATTGTTCGCTATTTCCATCATGTGATCAAAATCGCGGGCTTTACAGAAAGCCAGAACAGGACCAAAAATTTCCTCCTGCATAATGCGGGCTTTTTCATCAACATCAGCAAAAATAGTCGGCTGGATAAAGTAGCCTTTAGAGTCGTCCCCTTCACCGCCGGTTAACAACTTGCCTTCTTCTTTTCCAATTTCAATATATTTTGTAATCTTGTTAAAAGAAGCTTGATCAATAACTGGACCCATGTAGTTATTCATGTTTTCTGGATTACCGATTGATAAAGCCTTTGTTAAAGCAGCTGCTTTTTCTAAAACTTCGTCATAGACATCTTGATGTACAACCGCACGTGAACCAGCCGAACATTTTTGCCCCGAGAATCCAAATGCTGAGTACACGATCGAGGATGCCGCTAAATCTAAATCAGCATCTTTATCTACTACAACAGTATCTTTTCCACCCATTTCAGCAATCACACGCTTCAACCAGATTTGGCCTGGATGTACTTTTGCGGCACGTTCATAAATACGGCAGCCAACCTCACGTGAACCTGTGAAAGATACAAAGCGGGTTTTAGGATGATCAACAAGGTAATCACCTACTTCTGCACCACTTCCTGGAATGTAATTGATTACTCCTTCAGGAAGGCCAGCTTCTTGTAATAGTTCCACAAATTTAGCTGCAATTACAGGTGTATTATTCGACGGCTTTAAAAGAATGGTATTCCCTGCTACGATTGCTGCTGCCGCAGTTCCAGCCATAATCGCCAATGGAAAGTTAAATGGGGAAATAATGATCCCTACACCAAGTGGAATATAATTAAAAGTATTTTCTTCTCCTTCTCTACTTTCTACAGGAGCCCCCCCTTTTAATTGCATCATTTGGCGTCCATAAAAAATCAGAAAATCAATCGCTTCTGCCGTGTCTGCATCTGCTTCTTTCCATGGCTTTCCGGCTTCCTTCACTAGATAAGCAGAAAATTCATGTTTTCGTTCGCGGAGAATATCTGCTGCACTAAATAAAATATTCGCCCGTACTTCAGGATCTTCTTTTTTCCAAGTATCGAAAGCAACTAGCGCGGCTTGCATCGCCTTTTCAGCCAACTCTTTATTTGCTTTGGAAACACTTCCAATTACTTCTTCCTTATTAGCTGGGTTAATCGAAATGATTTGTTCATCTGTTGTAATCGACCCGCCCCCGATAATTAGGGGGTAGCCTTTACCCATCTCAGATTGAACAACTTTTAAGGCTTGATTAAATGCATTTTTATTTTCTTCAATCGTAAAATCAGTGAATGGCTCGTGCTTATATTTTTCTTGTAATGTAGTATTCATAGTCATGTAGTTTCTCCTTTATAGATAATAAGTTCGTAAACAGGCTTAATAAATAATGTGGGAACCTCATCAAACTTTGATTAAGTGAAGCAAGCCATATAGGTATAATTCACTGTCATCGGCTTCCTGTGCATTAAGCATTTTCCAATACAAACTGTTGATTTAAGGTAAAGCCTTGTTGATATGGATCGGTTTCTTCTAAAGCAAATCGATGTAATCCGGTAACCCAGGCTGCCCCTGTAATCTCAGGAATAATGGCATCGAAACCTGATACTGTCGTTTTCCCAACTACTTTACCTATAAATCTGGAATCGATAATACTTTCTTGAATAATACTTTCACCAACTTGAAGATCCAGGGTTGCTAATTTGGCTGAAGTACCTGTACCGCATGGGGAACGGTCAATTTGTCCATTCCCAAAAACAACAACATTGCGATAATGATTCTTCTCCTTTTTTAAGCTGAACTCTATAAGATCCACCGTGCAAATATTGGGGTTTTGCGGATGCTCAAAATAAAATTGCTCATTAAGCATTTGTTTTATTCTCATACCAAGTTTAGATAAGACAAGAGTTTCGCTTGTTTCCAATTTCAAATTAAATTGTGACGCGTCTACAATAGCAAATATGCTGCCGCCGAATACAATATCTAATTTGATGGTTCCATAGCCTTCAATAAAAATATTCACATTTTTTTCAAGAACAAAAGATGGCACATTCCGGAACGACACTTCACTAACTTTCTGATCTTTATATTTAGCCGTACATTCCACCTTGCCTGACGGTGTATCAAGAAAAAACAATTCCTTTTGAGGTAACAAGCCAAACTGTATACCTGCAGTAATAGTGCCGATTGTGCCATGACCGCACATATTAAGATAATCACCGCTGTCCATGAATATTAAGCCTGCATCACAACCTTCTTGAGAAGGTTCGCAAAGAATAGCCCCAAACATATCCTGATGACCGCGTGGTTCGTTCATTAATAAATTTCTTAGCCAAGGTATTTCTTTTTTAAGATTATTTTTTTTTTCTAACATTGTATCTCCTGAAATTTTTGGAACCCCACTTACAATAATTCTAGTTGGCTGACCCATTGTGTGGGTATCGATTGTTTCAATAAATTTAGAAAAATTGATCATCACTACACCTTCTCTTTTTTCACAAAAATTTGCATTCCACTAGACATAATGCAATTTGCATGCCAAAAACTTTTTTCCAGCATTACTTCAATCAAAAAAACAAAATTAACAATAAGTCATTCTCTTTTATATAACGTGTATTTTCCTTATTCTGAACTGATGGAGCTGGATTAAAGGGACGGTACAATAGCAAGATTAATACGTAATATTTTAAAAAAAAATCAAACTCTAAATATAAATATTGAATAGACTTCATTTTTAAAATATTATAAAAAGTGTAAATATTATTTACATAATGTAAACCTGTAAACTTACACAAAAGAGCCGTAAAAGGAGGCAGATCAAAATAGCGGATTTTAGCAGAGATAATATCCTTTTTTATTTAGAAGCTATTTTAAAAACCAGTAAAGATGCAGTGACAGCTGTTGATAAAACGGGGCGGGTTGTTTACTGGAATGAAGCAGCAGAAAATACTTATCAAATTAAATCAAATGAAATAATAGGGAAAAACATAGAGAACTATTTTCAAATGAAGGACATTAAATTGTACGAAATCTTAAAAAGTAAACAGCCGATATTTGATGTTTATCATCAACCTCGTCCTGATAAGCATATTTCAATCAGTTCTTCTCCTGTTTTTGACCATGGCGGCAACCTGATTGGCGCCATATCGGTAGATCGTGATATAACAGCTACCGTAAAACTAAATGATAAGCTTTCCGTTACAACCTCGAAGCTACAGGATTTAAAACAGCAAATCATAAATCAGGCTAAAAACTTACCGTTCTCCAGCATAAAAGGCAGCAGCAAAATTATTAATCAGATAAAGGCATCCGCTATTAAAGTAGCAGCAACTGACGCAACAGTACTGATATTAGGAGAAAGCGGTGTAGGGAAGGAACTTTTTGCACAGGCCATTCATGAGTCAAGTTCTAGAAAAAAAAGGCCATTTGTTCCTATTAATTGTGGTGCGATCCCCTCGCCCTTATTTGAAAGCGAATTCTTCGGCTATGAAAAAGGTTCGTTTACAGGAGCTGAACAGGGTGGCAAGGCAGGAAAACTAGAAGAAGCAAATGGCGGTACACTATTTTTAGATGAACTAGGCACAATGCCTTTAGATATCCAGGTTAAATTCTTGAGAACTCTTCAAGAAGGAGAAATATATAGAGTAGGTGGCACAAAAGCGATCAAAGTAGACATAAGGGTAATAGCAGCTACAAACAGCATGCTGGAGGAGATGGTGGAAAAAGGGGAATTCAGAGAGGACTTATATTATCGTCTGAATGTGGTTCCCCTTCATATTCCCTCACTTCGAGAGAGATTAGAAGATGTTCCAGAGCTGGTAAATTTATTTATAGAAGAGTTCTCTAGTAAATATCAAAAAGAAATACAATTTCAATCGAATGATATGATAGAGTTATTTTCCTCATACCACTGGCCTGGTAACATAAGAGAATTAAGAAATTTTGTAGAGAGACTTGTGGTCATGACTGATGACGCTGTATTGCAAGCCAATGATATATTGAATATTCTTCCACAAAAGGCAAAAAAAATAGCGTTTGAACATACTACTATCACATTTCAAGATGAGATAAGCTTAATAGAAAAAGAACGAATAAAAGGTGCATTAGAAAAAACGCACGGTAATAAGACATTGGCAGCTAAAGAATTAGGCTTTTCAAGAGTTACTCTTTACAAAAAGATAAATAAGTATGGACTTTAATATTAATTTCGAACTTTTCTTTTCACCTTTAAAAACACAAAAAAAATAAAATGTAATATTAGGGCATCCCTTTGGGTGCCCTTTAGCATGCAATCAAAAAACAATGATACTTATAGTATTCAAATTTTACTTTTGCACTTATTGAAGTAAACTGCCTCATAAGAAAAGGCTGTTTTCGCATACTATGTTTCTATTCACCAAGTAATGCGGTGTGATTGATTTCCCCTCCAATGCTCGCTTTCCGCGGGGCGGGCGGTGAGCCTCCGCGGGGCGGGCGGTGAGCCTCCTCGGCGTGAACGCCTGTGGGGTCTCACTTGTCCCGCTGCTCCCGCAGGAGTCTCCCCATTGTTGAAAGTCATGAGTATGGGGCCTGAATAGTCATCTTGAAGATTTAAAGATTGTTGTTTTATGAGAATATCAGGTCATTACTGCTTGCATCATTGCTTTTCCCCATTCTTCTGATGTAATGATGCGGCTTAACCTATCATCAAAATGTTGGTGGCACCTGCCGAATGCTTGACTGTTCGGATTGAGCTTTCCATTCTCCCTGACGGAACTCTTTTTCCCACTTCGAAACCACAATGCAAGCCAGAACATGTCCAGGTGTATTACAAGCAGTACGTGCCATATCCAGCACACGGTCAATTCCTGCAATAATTGCTACGCCTTCTGCAGGAAGCCCTACTGCTGAGGCTGTAGCTAAAAGGACAACTAGCGAACCGGATGGAACAGCGGCAATTCCTTTTGAAGTTGCAACAAGAACCCCCATTACAATCAACTGTTGGCCAAAGTCCATCGGGATGCCATATGCTTGCGCCAAGAAAATAGAGCAAACTGAAAGGTACAATGTCGAACCATCACAATTCAGTGATAGCCCAGAAGGAATAACGAATGAAACAACGCGTTTCGAACAACCGTATGCTTCCATTCGTTCCATTAACTGAGGCAGAATCGTTTCCGTACTTGTTGTAGAAAAAGCGATAAGGAACAAATCCCATATCATTCGAAACACTTTAAAGTAAGAAATCTTCAAAAACCAACCAATTAATGGGAATAGAACGAAAATAACTATAGCAAGCCCAAGATACACAACCCCGATCAACTTTGTCATAGGGATTAAAAGGGCAATGCCATACTGACCTACAGAGGCTGCCATGAGAGCGAGTACACCAATCGGTGCCGTTACCATGACCATTTGTGTCAGTTTAAACATGATATTTGCAACTGATTCCATAAACTTCATTGCCGGCTCTGACTTTTTGCCAATTGCTCCAGCGGCTGCACCAAATAAAATGGCGAAGAATATAACAGCTAATAAATCACTTTTTGCCATCGCATCAACAATGTTGCTTGGAATGATGTTAACAAGCATCGTTTTAAAATCGACAACCTTGGTAACGCTTTCATTTAATTGTGTGATATCCTTTTGAGCAAGGTGGGACAGATTAAGCCCGGCACCAGGCTTTAAAACGTTAACAAGGATAAGACCTATACCTAGAATCAGAGTGGTAATAAATTCAAACCAAATAATTGTTTTAAGTCCTAATGAACCCATCTTTTTCATGTTTCCGTCGCCTGATGACCCAATGACGATAGTGGTGAAAACAATAGGCACAACAATCATTTTAATAAGATGAATGAAAGCGTCGCCAATTGGCCTTAGGGACTGGCCAAGTACAGGAAAAAAATGTCCGATAAGTGCTCCAATAAACAATGCTATTAATACTTGAAAAGCAAAAAACTTTTTCATATGTTATCCTCCCTGAACGAAAGATTAATAGCCTCATCACACAATATGTCAATAAATAGGTCTTTCCATTCTCATTTAACTATTGAATGAGAATGAAGAAATGGCGTTTAAAAATTGAATCTACATTTCCATAGACAACCTCCCCATTTAAAAATATTTGTAAATATACCAAAAACTGTATCACCTTTATCATGATTCAGTAAAATACAGAATTACTATAAAGTTATAAGAATTAATTATTAATTCCGTTGACATCTTTTATTGTTCCTTAATCAGCTAACGCACCCGTTAGTTTAGATGATCCACAATGGCACATTTCCATTGCAGAATGAGAACAATTTCTTAAACATGCATAACCCCGTCCTAAAATTAGGACAGGGTTACCATAAAGCTGTTTAATTGTTGATTAAAGCACTTCACCCAACGTAAAACAAACCAATGAAGTTACTGCTGCAATATCTGAATAAGGTTGCCGCATGTATCGTCGAAGACAGCTATTGTGGCTTCGCCCATTTTTGTCGGCTCCATAGTAAACTTCACGCCGTTTTCCAATAATCGTTTGTACTCTTCATGAATATCTGCAACGCCAAACATTGTTGCCGGGATGCCATCTGCAAATATCTTCTTTTGATACTCCTGTGCGGCAGGATGCTCATTCGGTTCGAGTAAAAGCTCGGTACCGTCATGAGCTTCGGGAGAAACAAGCGTGATCCACCTGAATTTCCCCATTGGAACGTCTTGCTTTTTTACAAATCCCAGCTTTTCTGAATAAAATTCCAGTGCCTTGTCTTGGTCTTGTACGAATATGCTGGTAACAATGATTTTCATAATGTTTTACCTCCTTTGATATTTGTGACGCATGGTGCTGTGCTAACAATCCGGCTGCGAGCAAAACGGACCCACACAATTGCCAGAAGTCTTGTTCCGATTTTATAAAATTACTCGATCCATCCTTTTAGCAAATTTTTAAGTGGTTCGTTGTTGAATATAACTACTCGATACTTTCCCTTTCGTTTCGATTTTACGAGCCCTGCATCTTCCAATACAGAAAGATGTTTAGCTATCGCTTGTCGCGAAATGGAAATGTCGTGCTTCATAATGAGACGTACC
This sequence is a window from Brevibacillus sp. JNUCC-41. Protein-coding genes within it:
- a CDS encoding proline dehydrogenase family protein; the protein is MLSQNKMLNSGAKRWGLKLGAQSVVAGTNIEEMVKSVKELNANGISATIDNLGEFVFEKEEALQAKTKILAVIEAIYEHQLDAHISLKPTQLGQDIDYSFCLENLSEIVENAYKYNVFINFDMEDHGHLQSSFDLIDELSKDYDNIGTVIQAYFYNAKDMITKYKNYRLRIVKGAYKESENVAYQDKKDIDQNFIELIEYNLLHGKFTSIATHDHQIINHVKKFAKKNNIPTEKYEFQMLYGFRKDMQLSLAKEGYNFCTYVPFGVDWYGYFMRRLAERPQNLNLVAKQTFNKKTKTLIGIGAGAFLLGRLSKKKPTKV
- a CDS encoding dicarboxylate/amino acid:cation symporter; translated protein: MKKFFAFQVLIALFIGALIGHFFPVLGQSLRPIGDAFIHLIKMIVVPIVFTTIVIGSSGDGNMKKMGSLGLKTIIWFEFITTLILGIGLILVNVLKPGAGLNLSHLAQKDITQLNESVTKVVDFKTMLVNIIPSNIVDAMAKSDLLAVIFFAILFGAAAGAIGKKSEPAMKFMESVANIMFKLTQMVMVTAPIGVLALMAASVGQYGIALLIPMTKLIGVVYLGLAIVIFVLFPLIGWFLKISYFKVFRMIWDLFLIAFSTTSTETILPQLMERMEAYGCSKRVVSFVIPSGLSLNCDGSTLYLSVCSIFLAQAYGIPMDFGQQLIVMGVLVATSKGIAAVPSGSLVVLLATASAVGLPAEGVAIIAGIDRVLDMARTACNTPGHVLACIVVSKWEKEFRQGEWKAQSEQSSIRQVPPTF
- a CDS encoding proline racemase family protein, with translation MINFSKFIETIDTHTMGQPTRIIVSGVPKISGDTMLEKKNNLKKEIPWLRNLLMNEPRGHQDMFGAILCEPSQEGCDAGLIFMDSGDYLNMCGHGTIGTITAGIQFGLLPQKELFFLDTPSGKVECTAKYKDQKVSEVSFRNVPSFVLEKNVNIFIEGYGTIKLDIVFGGSIFAIVDASQFNLKLETSETLVLSKLGMRIKQMLNEQFYFEHPQNPNICTVDLIEFSLKKEKNHYRNVVVFGNGQIDRSPCGTGTSAKLATLDLQVGESIIQESIIDSRFIGKVVGKTTVSGFDAIIPEITGAAWVTGLHRFALEETDPYQQGFTLNQQFVLENA
- the pruA gene encoding L-glutamate gamma-semialdehyde dehydrogenase, whose protein sequence is MNTTLQEKYKHEPFTDFTIEENKNAFNQALKVVQSEMGKGYPLIIGGGSITTDEQIISINPANKEEVIGSVSKANKELAEKAMQAALVAFDTWKKEDPEVRANILFSAADILRERKHEFSAYLVKEAGKPWKEADADTAEAIDFLIFYGRQMMQLKGGAPVESREGEENTFNYIPLGVGIIISPFNFPLAIMAGTAAAAIVAGNTILLKPSNNTPVIAAKFVELLQEAGLPEGVINYIPGSGAEVGDYLVDHPKTRFVSFTGSREVGCRIYERAAKVHPGQIWLKRVIAEMGGKDTVVVDKDADLDLAASSIVYSAFGFSGQKCSAGSRAVVHQDVYDEVLEKAAALTKALSIGNPENMNNYMGPVIDQASFNKITKYIEIGKEEGKLLTGGEGDDSKGYFIQPTIFADVDEKARIMQEEIFGPVLAFCKARDFDHMMEIANNTDYGLTGALLSNNPDHIKRAKEEFHVGNLYFNRGCTGAIVGYQPFGGFNMSGTDSKAGGPDYLILHMQAKTISETI
- a CDS encoding ArsR/SmtB family transcription factor; its protein translation is MNWDKDAIFKALGDSTRRLILDELSERNELTLYELTVRLIMKHDISISRQAIAKHLSVLEDAGLVKSKRKGKYRVVIFNNEPLKNLLKGWIE
- a CDS encoding sigma-54 interaction domain-containing protein; this translates as MADFSRDNILFYLEAILKTSKDAVTAVDKTGRVVYWNEAAENTYQIKSNEIIGKNIENYFQMKDIKLYEILKSKQPIFDVYHQPRPDKHISISSSPVFDHGGNLIGAISVDRDITATVKLNDKLSVTTSKLQDLKQQIINQAKNLPFSSIKGSSKIINQIKASAIKVAATDATVLILGESGVGKELFAQAIHESSSRKKRPFVPINCGAIPSPLFESEFFGYEKGSFTGAEQGGKAGKLEEANGGTLFLDELGTMPLDIQVKFLRTLQEGEIYRVGGTKAIKVDIRVIAATNSMLEEMVEKGEFREDLYYRLNVVPLHIPSLRERLEDVPELVNLFIEEFSSKYQKEIQFQSNDMIELFSSYHWPGNIRELRNFVERLVVMTDDAVLQANDILNILPQKAKKIAFEHTTITFQDEISLIEKERIKGALEKTHGNKTLAAKELGFSRVTLYKKINKYGL
- a CDS encoding VOC family protein → MKIIVTSIFVQDQDKALEFYSEKLGFVKKQDVPMGKFRWITLVSPEAHDGTELLLEPNEHPAAQEYQKKIFADGIPATMFGVADIHEEYKRLLENGVKFTMEPTKMGEATIAVFDDTCGNLIQILQQ